The proteins below are encoded in one region of Ornithinimicrobium avium:
- a CDS encoding LacI family DNA-binding transcriptional regulator has product MQGKQDGTLRRSPTVTLASLARELGVNVSTVSRALSERPTGVSAATVATVRRAAEQRGYRRNLAARTLRTGRSFTVGMTVARLTDVALASVYGGVDEASIHAGYTTFVANTLDRADLRRRRLDLMLGRQVDGFVLADSHLDGAAIGQLDDLRVPHVLALRGLPGRLSVTTDDLVGGRLVAEHLLGLGHRRIGVVAGDVLASTGEQRTRGFLDTLDEAGVDVPQHRVVPGLFDVRSGVESAAQILATDPDVTAIFATSDAAAIGVMATLRDLGRRIPEDVAVVGYNNLDLAEALPVPLTSVDSRLFDVGTQAMRTLLELIGGGSPGSLSLEPRLVVRASTVP; this is encoded by the coding sequence ATGCAGGGGAAGCAGGACGGGACGCTGCGCAGGTCGCCGACCGTGACACTGGCCAGCCTGGCCCGGGAGCTGGGCGTCAACGTCTCGACGGTGTCCAGGGCGCTGTCGGAGCGGCCGACGGGGGTGTCGGCCGCCACCGTGGCCACGGTCCGCCGGGCGGCCGAGCAGCGAGGCTACCGCCGCAACCTCGCGGCGAGGACCTTGCGGACCGGGCGCTCGTTCACCGTGGGCATGACCGTCGCGCGACTGACCGACGTGGCGCTGGCCAGCGTCTACGGCGGGGTCGACGAGGCCTCCATCCACGCCGGATACACCACGTTCGTGGCCAACACCCTCGACCGCGCAGACCTGCGGCGCCGCCGCCTCGACCTCATGCTGGGCCGCCAGGTCGACGGGTTCGTCCTGGCCGACTCCCATCTCGACGGTGCCGCGATCGGGCAGCTGGACGACCTGCGGGTGCCGCACGTCCTCGCCCTGCGCGGCCTGCCCGGGCGGCTGAGCGTGACGACCGACGACCTCGTCGGTGGCCGCCTGGTCGCCGAGCACCTGCTCGGGCTGGGCCACCGGCGCATCGGTGTCGTGGCCGGCGACGTGCTGGCCAGCACCGGTGAGCAGCGCACCAGAGGCTTCCTCGACACGCTCGACGAGGCGGGCGTGGACGTGCCGCAGCACCGCGTCGTGCCGGGTCTTTTCGACGTCCGGTCCGGCGTGGAGAGTGCCGCGCAGATCCTGGCCACCGACCCGGACGTCACCGCCATCTTCGCCACGAGCGACGCCGCTGCGATCGGCGTGATGGCCACCCTGCGCGACCTCGGCCGCCGGATCCCGGAGGACGTCGCGGTGGTCGGCTACAACAACCTGGACCTGGCCGAGGCGCTGCCCGTGCCCCTCACCTCGGTCGACTCCCGGCTCTTCGACGTCGGGACGCAGGCCATGCGCACGCTGCTCGAGCTGATCGGCGGCGGGTCGCCCGGGTCGCTGTCGCTCGAGCCGCGGCTGGTCGTGCGGGCGTCGACGGTGCCCTGA